From one Cyanobacterium stanieri PCC 7202 genomic stretch:
- a CDS encoding allophycocyanin, beta subunit (PFAM: Phycobilisome protein~TIGRFAM: allophycocyanin, beta subunit~InterPro IPR012128:IPR006245~KEGG: cyc:PCC7424_2202 allophycocyanin, beta subunit~PFAM: Phycocyanin~SPTR: Allophycocyanin, beta subunit;~TIGRFAM: allophycocyanin, beta subunit): MLLDAVTSLIKNYDVSGRYLDRDAIDSLKSYFQSGTTRIQVANIINANSPELVLNAGKQLFEEVPELIRAGGNAYTTRRYSACLRDMDYYLRYASYALIAGDTSVLDERVLQGLRETYNSLGVPIAPTVRGIQIMKEMIKEMAFASGVEDTSFVDEPFDHLTRELSELSI; this comes from the coding sequence ATGTTACTCGATGCCGTAACTAGCTTAATTAAAAATTATGATGTGTCTGGTCGTTATCTTGACCGAGACGCTATCGATTCTTTAAAATCCTATTTTCAATCTGGAACCACCAGAATACAAGTAGCAAATATCATCAATGCCAACTCTCCTGAGTTAGTATTAAACGCAGGTAAGCAATTATTTGAAGAAGTACCCGAATTAATTCGCGCTGGTGGTAATGCTTATACTACCCGTCGTTATTCAGCTTGTTTACGGGATATGGACTATTACCTTCGCTATGCCAGTTATGCCCTCATTGCGGGAGATACTAGCGTATTAGATGAGCGTGTGTTACAAGGATTGAGAGAAACCTATAACTCCCTTGGGGTGCCTATTGCTCCCACTGTCAGAGGTATTCAAATCATGAAAGAGATGATTAAGGAGATGGCTTTTGCTTCTGGAGTTGAAGATACTTCTTTTGTGGATGAGCCTTTTGATCATCTTACCCGTGAATTGAGCGAATTATCTATTTAA
- a CDS encoding RNA polymerase, sigma 70 subunit, RpoD subfamily (PFAM: Sigma-70, region 4; Sigma-70 region 3; Sigma-70 region 2; Sigma-70 factor, region 1.2~TIGRFAM: RNA polymerase sigma factor, sigma-70 family; RNA polymerase sigma factor, cyanobacterial RpoD-like family~COGs: COG0568 DNA-directed RNA polymerase sigma subunit (sigma70/sigma32)~InterProIPR009042:IPR007627:IPR007624:IPR007630:IPR 000943:IPR017848:IPR014284~KEGG: cyc:PCC7424_3122 RNA polymerase, sigma 70 subunit, RpoD subfamily~PFAM: sigma-70 region 3 domain protein; sigma-70 region 2 domain protein; sigma-70 region 1.2; sigma-70 region 4 domain protein~SPTR: RNA polymerase sigma factor;~TIGRFAM: RNA polymerase sigma factor; RNA polymerase sigma factor, sigma-70 family), whose protein sequence is MNQLTSPLKQQNELIKAEIDEELNEVIAQYSDETEENGKKIRVGRTKSEDSVGSFFKEMARYPLLTAEEEVDLAQSVKFLTDCEETQQKLHHKLQRTPSKMELAHAMGLETERQLDNRLYKGRVAKRKMIRSNLRLVVSIAKRYLNRGVPFLDLIQEGAIGLNRAAEKFDPNKGYKFSTYAYWWIRQAITRTIANDSRTIRLPIHIVEKLNKLKKAQRELKQSLQRNPTEVELAEEMGINEQALHQLLQLKRQSLSLNHRVGKGEDTELLELLEDTNLLLPEEKMNEAMMHQEIVSVLSDVLSEREKEVIILRYGLSSCKPHTLEEVGQIFDLSRERVRQIQTKAMRKLRRPQVARRLKSWLT, encoded by the coding sequence ATGAATCAATTAACCAGTCCCCTGAAACAGCAAAACGAGTTAATAAAGGCTGAAATTGATGAAGAATTGAACGAAGTGATTGCTCAATATTCTGATGAAACAGAGGAAAACGGCAAGAAAATTCGAGTTGGTCGCACAAAATCAGAAGACTCGGTGGGGTCTTTCTTCAAAGAAATGGCTCGTTATCCTTTGTTAACCGCAGAGGAAGAGGTTGATCTGGCGCAGTCAGTGAAGTTTTTAACTGATTGTGAGGAAACTCAACAAAAGTTACATCATAAATTACAAAGAACTCCCAGCAAGATGGAATTAGCCCATGCCATGGGATTAGAAACAGAACGCCAATTAGATAATCGTTTGTACAAAGGACGGGTAGCAAAGCGTAAAATGATCCGTTCTAATTTACGCTTGGTGGTATCTATTGCGAAGCGTTATCTTAACAGGGGAGTACCTTTTTTAGATTTAATTCAAGAGGGGGCGATTGGTTTAAATCGGGCGGCAGAAAAGTTTGATCCCAATAAGGGTTATAAGTTTTCTACCTATGCCTACTGGTGGATTCGTCAGGCAATTACTCGAACTATTGCCAATGATTCTCGTACCATCAGACTACCTATTCACATTGTTGAAAAGTTAAATAAACTCAAAAAGGCTCAACGAGAATTAAAACAAAGTTTGCAACGTAATCCGACAGAGGTTGAACTGGCGGAGGAAATGGGCATTAATGAACAGGCTTTACATCAGCTATTACAGTTAAAGCGACAGTCTCTATCTCTTAATCATCGAGTTGGTAAGGGTGAAGATACAGAGTTATTAGAGTTATTGGAGGATACCAATTTACTTCTACCCGAGGAAAAAATGAATGAGGCAATGATGCACCAAGAAATTGTCTCTGTGTTAAGTGATGTTTTGAGTGAGCGGGAAAAAGAGGTAATTATTTTACGCTATGGTTTATCTAGTTGTAAGCCCCATACTTTGGAAGAAGTGGGTCAAATTTTTGACTTGTCCAGGGAGAGGGTTCGTCAGATTCAAACTAAGGCGATGCGTAAGTTGAGAAGACCACAGGTGGCAAGAAGATTAAAAAGTTGGTTAACCTAA
- a CDS encoding HtrA2 peptidase (PFAM: Trypsin; PDZ domain (Also known as DHR or GLGF)~COGs: COG0265 Trypsin-like serine protease typically periplasmic contain C-terminal PDZ domain~InterPro IPR001254:IPR001478:IPR001940~KEGG: cyt:cce_2982 protease~PFAM: peptidase S1 and S6 chymotrypsin/Hap; PDZ/DHR/GLGF domain protein~PRIAM: HtrA2 peptidase~SMART: PDZ/DHR/GLGF domain protein~SPTR: 2-alkenal reductase) — MSKVFSKIILSTGFLIAGVSFGIWGARQFDSSQDLSTPFSENYSIPVLDSNPRRELDRIEDHRNFNFIAAAVEKVGPAVVRINASREVVQEDFFGGMQPSQGRQETGTGSGFIIQEDGLIITNAHVIENSSTVTVSLRDGQFFEGEVLGIDQMTDLAVVKIDASNLPVVTLGKSEDLVTGEWAIAIGNPLGLDNTVTAGIISALGRSSNEIGVPDKRVRFIQTDAAINPGNSGGPLLNIEGEVIGINTAIKANAQGLGFAIPIETAQRISQQLASKGKAEHPYLGIQMVTLNANTFTNYDFPVPEEYQNKQGVLIIRVIPDSPAERGGFQAGDLITEIEQQTIIQTVDVQEQVDKSNIGEPLSVTVYRNNEIVVVEVIPGQFPE, encoded by the coding sequence ATGAGCAAAGTTTTTTCTAAAATCATTCTCTCCACAGGATTTTTGATCGCTGGTGTTTCTTTTGGTATATGGGGTGCAAGACAATTTGATTCGTCTCAGGATTTGAGTACCCCTTTTTCAGAAAATTATTCTATTCCTGTGCTTGATTCTAATCCCAGACGGGAATTGGATCGTATTGAGGATCATCGTAATTTTAATTTTATTGCGGCGGCGGTGGAAAAAGTGGGCCCGGCGGTGGTGAGAATTAATGCTTCTCGAGAAGTTGTCCAAGAGGATTTTTTTGGGGGTATGCAACCTTCCCAAGGAAGACAGGAAACGGGTACGGGTTCAGGATTTATTATTCAAGAGGATGGTTTAATTATTACTAATGCCCATGTGATTGAAAATTCTAGCACGGTAACGGTTTCTTTGCGGGATGGACAATTTTTTGAGGGGGAAGTATTGGGCATTGACCAAATGACTGATTTAGCTGTGGTCAAAATAGATGCTTCTAATTTGCCTGTGGTTACTTTGGGCAAGAGTGAGGATTTGGTGACAGGGGAATGGGCGATCGCCATTGGTAATCCCCTAGGACTCGATAACACTGTTACCGCAGGGATTATAAGCGCCCTGGGGCGATCGAGTAACGAAATCGGAGTACCAGACAAAAGGGTTCGTTTTATCCAAACCGATGCCGCCATCAACCCTGGCAACTCAGGAGGGCCACTACTCAACATCGAGGGAGAAGTAATCGGCATCAACACAGCCATCAAAGCCAATGCCCAAGGATTAGGTTTTGCTATTCCCATCGAAACCGCTCAACGTATTTCCCAACAGTTAGCTAGTAAAGGAAAAGCAGAACATCCCTATCTAGGTATTCAAATGGTGACGTTAAATGCCAACACCTTTACAAACTATGATTTTCCTGTACCCGAAGAATATCAAAACAAACAGGGGGTATTAATTATTAGAGTAATTCCCGATTCCCCCGCCGAAAGGGGTGGGTTTCAGGCAGGAGATTTAATCACCGAAATTGAGCAGCAAACCATCATTCAAACCGTTGATGTTCAAGAACAAGTCGATAAAAGTAATATTGGTGAACCCCTCTCTGTTACGGTGTATAGAAATAATGAAATTGTGGTGGTAGAAGTAATCCCAGGGCAATTCCCCGAATAG